The Arachis ipaensis cultivar K30076 chromosome B05, Araip1.1, whole genome shotgun sequence nucleotide sequence TAATCGTTGTTCGCTATTATACCTTCTCTCTAAGttctttttaaatatattatagtCCAAGAGATTAGCTTTGCAAACTTACTCGCGCGATGAGATGTTCTTGTTGACATGCTCCCTTGAAACCAAACCACGAAAATTACCGAGAAATACATCATACCCTGCACATAAAACCAAACTCTACATGTAAGAGTTCCTAAAAAGGAAATGTTCCGAGGCATAGGTATTGTCTAATGATGTATATAACAAACCTTGATCATAGGCTGCAAAAGCTGGAGAGCCAACAACACCATTTGATACCCAACTGTCTCACAAATgggaaaagattttagaaaaccGCAATATCTTGAACACACATTGGGATTAAAAATTAGCGGAAGAAATTATAAACTAAACAAAAGTTCTGATATTCGATTAGATAAACAGTGAATTTAATTTCAATCACAGCCAACTTTATCACCTAGCCGAGTTAAATAAGATCATATTGCAGCAAAATATTTGCTGACCTACTTCAGGTTTTTGTCACACCCCTCCATCAAACACTCGTAAAATGAATTTCTTCATGAGCTTTTCCCGCACAAATGTACTATATAACTCTTTCAACTCCCAAATACACGGAATTGCATAATCAAGTCGGATCAAAGCAACGTAGAGATGACAAGATAACTCACCCCATTGATGAATCCAAAACCCCATGCTGAAGAAAAACAGCTTTCCGTGAATCTCTCCTGTGAAGTCAGATAACAAGCATTAGACACGGCACAATGCAGAACACCCATCTTAATAGCATCCTTACTAATCTCCTTTTTCCATATAAACATCTTTCGCACATTATTACGCATTTATGAAAATCGAGTATATGACTATATCGTGGCCTGATGCTCTAATCACCTAATCACAATATTTCTTCAGTAATTGACTACAAACTAAAGTTTGTAAAGAAATATGTTGACCAGAAAAGGCACATTCTCttgtttataattttatttcGAACACAAAATTCATTCCTGATGGTGGTAAAAAACAGTTCAGATACCAAAACATATGCCAATTTATATCAAAATTCATGCATGAACCATTTGTATCAATTTATGCAATGATTCCTGATAAGTACTCATATACGGCATATTTAATTTAAACTcgtcaaatcaaaataattagagaaGGAGGGAGAAAGGTCACTGAGCCTTGAAATCAATAGAAAATATTTACTTTACCTGGGTATTCTTTCCAAGAGAATAATATATCCATCAGAAGTGATCACATGAATAGCTTCATATGGATATCTGTAGATGTTAAAAGAAGAAATCATGAAGTATATAACCAAAATTTCATTTGAAAAGAACAAATGTGATGGCAACTATGTAGTAGTCTTTACCCAAGCTCTGTTATGACATCCTGACAAGTTCGGGCATCTGTATTCAGAGACTGATGGAGGTTGGTACTCCTCTCTGTTGGTGCCGGGCCATCCCCACCTCTCGTTGCTGTAGAAATAGCAGCATCCTTAAAAGGATCGTGATCTTGTTCAATGCCACTTCCATGAGATGAAAACAAGCTCACTAATGCCACGAAGGCTTCTGATGGGGACAGAAGAAGATGTGCTGCCTTGTGAAAAAAGTCGAAGACAGCTTCTATACATATCTCTATAGCTAGATGAACATCCTGATTGACCACAAAGAAAACTTCTTAGCTACACAAAGGTTACCTTCACCTGAAATTTATCTATCCATAAGTTATGATTAAATGCAATACAAATCGGTATGAAAAGAGATCTTAGTATTACCTCTACAACTCCACGTCTCCTATCCGTAGCACGGTGGATGATTTGATCCTTGAGGCTTTGCATCCTCCTATGTGCATGTAAACGGGAGGGACGGTGATTGCTAGGGATATGCAGGACTTTTAACACCGCATAATAAAATAACTGGAAAAGCCGAACTGGAATCGCTAGTAATAACTTGAGAGGTAATAAAATCCACAGTAAAATATACTGGAACCAATCCATCTGATGCCTATTGTATGCTTCAGAGGCTCGAGAACAGTGAGATGCAGGAGATGCAGGGTACTCGTATCTatcactatcttcttcttcagatgagTAATCAGGACTCGTATCAGAATCCACAGAAAGTTCATGAATGAAATGGTTGAAAGAGGACACGCCactaaaaatgaataaaaagaaCACAAGTTTTAGTTAAGAAGAATAATGTCATGAATAGACTTGAAAGATATGCATCCAGGACAAAAATCTGACGAAGACAACACAAACTCCGAAGTTGCGAAGAATTAGAAAAAccacaaattcaaaagaaaagggATAACAAATCAGAAAAGGTTAACAAATGGTCAAAAGGTAAAAAGGTATAATATACCCAATCCAGAAGATTTACAATACCTTTCATATTTATCAAATTATAATAACTTCTGTAGAACAGAATATCTAACTGTTTAATATATATAACCAATAAAAACTACTAGATGTTTCTATGTGGCAACAAGGAATAAAACGATTGCATCAATCAACAATTTGCCGTAAATCCTTACCCAATTTGACTTCCTCGATTCTTAGATCCTCACATCTAGCATTCTTACCTATTTCCTTTCACTAATCATAGGCATCAGAGAACATGAAGTCTACGATCTAAAAGGTAGCATCGTACCTTGGGTGCAGGGGTTATACCTAAGTGCATGCAGAGATGCACCTTCATATGTGCTACACTGAGAATAGCTTATTTATAGAAAGGGTTTAGCAAACGAGTTCcctaaaggctaaggattttcaTTGGCGAGCTAGTGAATGGCAAAACTCCCTAATTCCAGCTTGATAGCGACATTACCAATTCTCGATAACGCTATGAACCAGTATACAATCATATTTATTAAGCAACTAAAGGCAATACAACAAAGAAGATTCACAGAAAATGTCAAGGTAATGATGAAAACATACTTCTCCATCCAACGCGGTAGCCGTGGTCCGCGGAAAGTTGGCCTGAGTTCCCAACCTTGAATGCCTTCAAGCATATTAGCTTTCCCGGGTAGTAACGCCAATAAAAGGGCTGAGACTCCATTGATTATCCTCACAATATTGTTCACAGACTCGTATGTAACTGCCTTCACTGACCTGAAATAAAATTCAGATTATGCAAATGCAAACCACTGAGTCTGACATATGTGCAATTGCTGAAGATATTGAAATATGATAGGCCATTAAATAAATCGCACCAGACTACCGGTTCTAAAATCTATTGGAGATTAAAGTCTTTTAAATTGATCAGCATTCAATATATTTAAGttgtaaaaaacaaaaaacaccaGGCTTTTGAACAACAGCAACAAAATAACACCCAAAAATGATAAACTTGTTTATTAAAATAGGAAGAAAAGTATGGCTCAGCATTGTTCCGATTGCATTGACTATTAAGTCAAAACAGAAACGAAAGGGCGAAATTCTATGCAACAAACAAATGGTACCAATGATGCAATCCAAAAATAGCTAAAAACAAAATCCATTTTGCAGGATCAAGTGTAATCAGAAAAATTACATCCCATTTTGCAGAATCAGAAAAATCTACAGCAACTAAAAAAAATCATAGATATAGTAATCAGGCTAAAAACCAATAATCGAACACAACAAATAGTCAAATGACAATCATACAGCCATTTCCTCAAGAACcctaataaataaaataacttaactccatacaaaatcacaacattgaaacaaaatataaacacCCCCATTTCATTTATGGCAAAATATTCCTCACcccaaataatagaaaaataacatttttcttaCTCTTTAGTAACGGCAAGAGCGTGATCAACCAATCTTTGCATGATGGGGTAGCTCAAATTTCGtcgccttctttttttttttttaccttcttCAAAACCTCACCAAATCCAAAATCTACAGTAAAAGTTTGTTGGGATCAAGAAATATTGAAGCCCAGAAACCAAATCAACCCGAAAACCAAAAGAAActaagcagaaattggaaatGGAGGTTCAGttgatctttttttttcttccttcccAAAAACCAGAATCTTTCTTCAAGAAAGAAACCGAAGCAAAGCGTAGAAGCTATTTTGCCGTAGGAGGACGGGGAGAGTCGGTAGTATTTTTCCTGAACGACACGTGGCGAGACCTGATTGGTTTAACCTTGCTATGTGTCGCTTTTAGGGGTGCGGTTTTTTTAATGGTGTTGTGCTGCTTTTGGATCAAGATTACACGTAACTTGTGGGGCCCGGGGATTTATGTGGTGCTTTTCGCTATTTTCGCACTGCGATTCTGAGAGGATCTGGACCGTTGATGGAGGACGGTTACGTATGAGATGGACGGTTGGGATTTGAAGACACAGGATTTGTTAACTTAACACGCGGCTACTGAAACTGCCTCTTGCTTTAAAGAAGTGTCACGCTATGCAGGTGGGGAAATGGGAATCTTTCTAAGCCATTCAATTTGAcgagaaaaatagtaaaataaaaaataaaaagtgcaatTAGAATAAGCTTAATTTAGAAATGTGTGTGCCTAGGGAATAGAGGATTTGGATTTTTCTTTGGAGAAAATCTAGGTCAATATCCATATACAGTGAAGTGCAGTTAGTAGGTGGGAGAAGAAAGTTTGGGTTTAGGCCTGGTTTTACTACTGtttgttttcttttcctttgcGATTTGGGAAAAATGTGTTCCACGATCGGCTGGAAATAGATATGTTTTCCTTGTGGGTTTTTATGATCTCAATGAATGGTAGACATGGACTGAGCTTAATCAAAGTTGCATACTTAGACAATAATTATGAATTTAACTATCGTATTAATTAGTCATGCAAAATTACTTTATccttaatcaattgatgaattgaaATGTAAAAGTcatgtataaaaatattttaaaaataattcatcgaaaataaatttattaattaattgttcTTTTGCCTTTCACTCAATTACGTTACTTTTTGTACTTAATCCAAGCAAAAATTCGGAGACtcagcaaacaaaaaaaaagaactaGTCGAGAGAGTGTACAACTTAGGTCTAGACACCAAACTCCAAATCGGTTATAATAAGTCACTCGGTAGTAATTTTAAAGGCTATTTAACAATTAAAATTGTCACATATCCAAACTCTCCTAAAATTTTGAGAAAAAGATGAGATTATATTTAAAACTTCGCATTTATTTTAAAGTATTGAGTTTTGGATAAACACATTTATAAGTTTTTTTTTACACCGCCAAAAATATCGATTTATGTTATGTTTATAATTGgtgtatggattactagagtACTAGAATATATCTTAGGTTTGTAACTAAAATCAATTAGGTTGTGTTTgaaattaggattttgttttaattaataagaatattttagtaattttatttgttttagtcTCTATACTTATCTTGAATCAAGTAGGATATTGAGATATAATTCAATCTTATACACTTTACATCAAACacaatacaaaaattttaatCTCTCCCTCCTTGATTTTGTTCAAGTCTTCTCTCCTGCTTCTCTGTCTTCATCCAACAATGGTGGCGGTGGTGTTCGTGACTTCCACCGATGTcgtcttttccttcttctcttctctctttcattttttttctcttctctatCTTTGTTGCTATGATGTTATAGAAAAGATTGGTGAGATCTTCTTTCCTCCTTTTGGATAAacacatttataaatttttttttacaccGCCAAAAATATCGATGTATGTTATGTTTATAATTAGTGTATGGATTACTAAAGTACTAGAATATATCTTAGGTTTGTAACTAAAATCAATTAGGTTATGTTTgaaattaggattttgttttaattaataagaatattttagtaattttatttgttttagtcTCTATATTTATCTTGAATCAAGTAGGATATTGAGATATAATTCAATCTTATATACTTTACATCAAACacaatacaaaaattttaatttagtctgtattttttaatttctatctctcaatctctgtctctcaatTTAAGTCTCTCTTTTAAATGGAACCTAACATCACTAATTTTTTCATTAAGTAGCCCAACATATAAAGGAGAGCAGTCAGCTCCCCTGCTCCCCTGTATAATTTTTCACACCCTTACATTAAGAAATTTCTTATCTCATTCTAGATTCTTTTAACTTGGATGTTAGTCACTTTGTAATAAGTACCACCACTCACTACAACAAAAATGGTGAATACCATTGGATTTACCATCGAAAGCAATCAGACGGTATAA carries:
- the LOC107644332 gene encoding uncharacterized protein LOC107644332 isoform X1 — translated: MQRLVDHALAVTKESVKAVTYESVNNIVRIINGVSALLLALLPGKANMLEGIQGWELRPTFRGPRLPRWMENGVSSFNHFIHELSVDSDTSPDYSSEEEDSDRYEYPASPASHCSRASEAYNRHQMDWFQYILLWILLPLKLLLAIPVRLFQLFYYAVLKVLHIPSNHRPSRLHAHRRMQSLKDQIIHRATDRRRGVVEDVHLAIEICIEAVFDFFHKAAHLLLSPSEAFVALVSLFSSHGSGIEQDHDPFKDAAISTATRGGDGPAPTERSTNLHQSLNTDARTCQDVITELGYPYEAIHVITSDGYIILLERIPRRDSRKAVFLQHGVLDSSMGWVSNGVVGSPAFAAYDQGYDVFLGNFRGLVSREHVNKNISSREYWRYSINEHGTEDVPAMIEKIHEVKCAELKLSKPDCEEEIDDYQPYKLCAISHSLGGAAMIMYVVTQKIQEKPHRLSRLILLSPAGFHDDSNIVFSTVEFMLVLVAPILSLFVPAFYIPTRFFRMLVNKLARDLHNLPAVGGLVQTLMGYVVGGDSSNWVGVLGLPHYNMNDMPGVSFRVALHLAQIKRTRRFRMFDYGASTNIEVYGSPEPLDLAECYGIIDIPVDLVAGQKDKVIRPTMVRRHYKLMKGAGVNVSYNEFEYAHLDFTFSHREELLSYVMSRLLLVDPNHKPQRVARSKKKEQIAAASRD
- the LOC107644332 gene encoding lipase member M isoform X2 — its product is MQRLVDHALAVTKESVKAVTYESVNNIVRIINGVSALLLALLPGKANMLEGIQGWELRPTFRGPRLPRWMENGVSSFNHFIHELSVDSDTSPDYSSEEEDSDRYEYPASPASHCSRASEAYNRHQMDWFQRMQSLKDQIIHRATDRRRGVVEDVHLAIEICIEAVFDFFHKAAHLLLSPSEAFVALVSLFSSHGSGIEQDHDPFKDAAISTATRGGDGPAPTERSTNLHQSLNTDARTCQDVITELGYPYEAIHVITSDGYIILLERIPRRDSRKAVFLQHGVLDSSMGWVSNGVVGSPAFAAYDQGYDVFLGNFRGLVSREHVNKNISSREYWRYSINEHGTEDVPAMIEKIHEVKCAELKLSKPDCEEEIDDYQPYKLCAISHSLGGAAMIMYVVTQKIQEKPHRLSRLILLSPAGFHDDSNIVFSTVEFMLVLVAPILSLFVPAFYIPTRFFRMLVNKLARDLHNLPAVGGLVQTLMGYVVGGDSSNWVGVLGLPHYNMNDMPGVSFRVALHLAQIKRTRRFRMFDYGASTNIEVYGSPEPLDLAECYGIIDIPVDLVAGQKDKVIRPTMVRRHYKLMKGAGVNVSYNEFEYAHLDFTFSHREELLSYVMSRLLLVDPNHKPQRVARSKKKEQIAAASRD